Proteins found in one Mustela lutreola isolate mMusLut2 chromosome 10, mMusLut2.pri, whole genome shotgun sequence genomic segment:
- the CROCC gene encoding rootletin isoform X9 gives MASLRSLQEENQLLQQELSHVEDLLAQSRAERDELAIKYNAVSERLEQAVQLESGELEAPEPRGLVRQSVELRRQLQEEQASYRRKLQAYQEGQQRQAQLVQRLQAKTLQYRKKCSELEQQLVERSTELEQQRLRDTEHSHDLESALVRLEEEQQRSASLAQVNSMLREQLDQANSANQALSEDIRKVTADWTRCRKELEQREAAWRREEESFNTYFSNEHSRLLLLWRQVVGVRRLVSEVKMSTERDLLHLGGELARTSRAIQEADLGLSTGLQLAESRAEAALEKQALLQLQLDEQLRDKVLQEKELAQLQVQSNLDKANLSARVTELALTVERLQNQNLEKDRVNKALSEKLEALESLRLQEQAALETEDGEGLQQTLRDLAQAVLSDMESGVQLSGSERTADASDGSLRGLSGPRTPSPPRRSSPARGRSPRRGPSPACSDSSTLALIHSALHKRQLQIQDIRGRYEASQDLLGALRKQLSDSESERRGLEEQLQRLRDETSGATQAHEDAQREAQRLRSTVDLLSREKDSLACSLQAAQQQAEELRQEREKLQAAQEELRRQRDRLEEEREDTAQDSTRARRELERSHRQLEQLEGKRSGLAKELVAVREALSSATLQRDMLQAEKAEVAEALTKAEAGRVELELSVTKLRVEEASLRDSLSKLSALNESLAQDKLGLNRLVAQLEEEKAALLGRQRQVEQEASLAREEQERLEQLRLEQEVEQQGLEGSLRVAEQAREALEFQLPSLHQERSRLQEQLAQLSRQLSGREHELEQARRETQRQVEALERAAREKEALAKERAGLAVQLAAAEREGRTLSEEATRLRLEKEALESSLFEVQRQLAQLEARREQLETDGQALLLAKEALTGELAGLRQQMTITEQKAALDKELMAQKLVQAEREAQASLREQRTAHEEDLQRLQREKEAAWRELEAERAQLQNQLQREREELLARLEAEKEELSEEIAALQQERDEGLLLAESEKQQALSLKESEKTALSEKLLGTQHSLAAISLEMERQKRDAQSRQEQDRVGQARQSTVNALTSELRDLRAKLEEATAAHAQEAKRLQEQARNLERQRESSAREAEELRTQLRLLEDARDGLRRELLEAQRKVREGQDGREAQRQEASELRRSLSEGVQEREALRRSNEELRAAVKKAESERISLKLANEDKEQKLALLADARVAVGKEAEELRAGLQEVERSRLEARRELQELRRQMKMLDSENARLGRELVELQGRLTLGERAEKEGRREALGLRQKLLKGEANLEAMRQEVQGAQRKLQEQEGEFRARERGLLGSLEEARSAEKQQLDHARSLELKLEAARAESAELGLRLSAAEGRAQGLEAELARVEAQRRAAEAQLGGLRSALRRGLGLGRSPSPAPVPSPSSPARSAPAGGNGEGLYSPSPLEHSPGSEPPSPGPATSPASPDLDPEAVRGALRDFLQELRSAQRQRDELRAQMSTLSRQLAEMEAERDNAMSRVRQLQKAVAESEEARRGVDGRLSGAQAQLAEQEESVRRSERERRAALDQVAALERSLQATESELRASQEKISKMKANEVKLESDKRRLKEVLDASESRTIKLELQRRSLEGELQRSRLGLSDREAQAQALQDRVDSLQRQVADSEVKAGTLQLTVDRLSGALVKVEESEGALRDKVQGLTEALAQNNASLTSTQDKNLHLQKALTACEHDRQVLQERLEAARQALSEARKQSSSLVEQVQTMRGELADLELQRAEAEGQLQQLQEVLRQRQEAEAAALHTVQKLRDERRLLQERLDGLQGALGQLEVEKREVERSALRLEKDRLALKRMLDKVEREKLRSHEDTVRLNVERGRLDRTLTGAELELAEAQKQIQLLEAQVAALEAQSPARLEAEEQQQQELQQEVERLRSAQVQTERTLEARERAHRQRVRGLEEQTYLYACMWELKPSPSSLDNKEAVSPPPRHDPQTLGGEDVAVHLSGWVRWSW, from the exons ATGGCATCCTTGCGCTCACTGCAGGAGGAAAACCAGCTGCTGCAGCAGGAGCTGTCCCACGTGGAGGACCTGCTCGCCCAGAGCCGTGCGGAGCGCGACGAGCTGGCCATCAAGTACAATGCGGTCAGCGAGAGG CTGGAGCAGGCTGTGCAGCTGGAGTCTGGGGAGCTGGAAGCGCCCGAGCCCAGGGGGCTGGTGCGGCAGAGCGTGGAGCTGCGGAGGCAGCTGCAGGAGGAGCAGGCCTCCTACCGGCGCAAGCTGCAGGCCTACCAGGAGGGCCAGCAGCGGCAGGCCCAGCTTGTGCAGCGGCTGCAGGCCAAG ACCCTCCAGTACAGGAAGAAGTGCTCGGAGCTGGAGCAGCAGCTGGTGGAGAGATCCACAGAGCTGGAGCAGCAGCGGCTGAGG GACACGGAGCACAGCCATGACCTGGAGAGTGCCCTTGTCCGcctggaggaggagcagcagag GAGTGCCAGCCTGGCCCAGGTGAACTCCATGCTCCGAGAGCAGCTGGACCAGGCGAACTCAGCCAACCAGGCTCTGAGCGAGGACATACGCAAGGTGACCGCCGACTGGACACGCTGTCGGAAGGAGCTGGAGCAGCGGGAGGCGGCGTGGAGGCGTGAGGAAGAG TCTTTCAACACCTACTTCAGCAATGAGCACAGCCGTCTGCTCCTCCTCTGGAGGCAGGTTGTGGGGGTCCGACGGCTGGTCAGCGAGGTGAAGATGTCCACCGAGAG AGACCTGCTGCATTTGGGAGGGGAGCTGGCCCGGACCTCAAGAGCCATCCAGGAGGCGGACCTGGGGCTGAGCACCGGCCTGCAGCTGGCTGAGAGCCGGGCCGAGGCGGCCCTGGAGAAGCAGGCGCTGCTGCAGCTACAGCTGGACGAGCAGCTGCGGGACAAGGTGCTCCAGGAGAAGGAGCTGGCCCAGCTGCAGGTGCAGAGCAACCTGGACAAGGCCAATCTCAGTGCCAG AGTGACCGAGCTGGCCCTGACAGTGGAGCGCCTTCAGAACCAGAATCTGGAGAAGGATCGGGTCAACAAGGCCCTGAGCGAGAAGCTTGAGGCCCTG GAATCCCTGCGGCTCCAGGAGCAGGCGGCCCTGGAGACAGAGGACGGAGAGGGTTTGCAGcagaccctgagggacctggcaCAG GCGGTGCTGTCGGACATGGAGAGTGGGGTCCAGCTAAGCGGCTCTGAGCGCACGGCGGATGCATCGGACGGCAGCCTGCGGGGGCTCTCGGGCCCCAGAACCCCCTCCCCGCCGCGGCGTTCCTCGCCGGCCCGCGGCCGATCCCCGCGCCGAGGCCCATCCCCAGCCTGCTCCGACTCCTCCACACTCGCCCTGATCCACTCTGCCCTGCACAAGCGCCAGCTGCAGATTCAG GACATCCGTGGGCGCTATGAGGCCAGCCAGGACCTCCTGGGCGCCCTACGGAAGCAGCTCAGTGACAGCGAGAGTGAGCGCCGCGGCCTGGAGGAGCAGCTGCAGCGTCTGCGGGACGAGACCAGTGGGGCCACCCAGGCTCACGAGGATGCCCAGCGTGAGGCCCAGCGTCTGCGGAGCACCGTGGACCTTCTGAGCAG AGAGAAGGACAGCCTGGCCTGCAGCCTGCAGGCAGCCCAGCAGCAGGCCGAGGAACTGCGGCAGGAGCGGGAGAAGCTGCAGGCGGCCCAGGAGGAGCTGAGGCGCCAGCGGGACCGGCTGGAGGAGGAGCGGGAGGACACCGCGCAGGACAGCACGCGGGCTCGCAGGGAGCTGGAGCGCAG CCACAGACAGCTAGAGCAGCTGGAAGGGAAGCGCTCGGGGCTGGCGAAAGAGCTGGTGGCCGTGAGGGAAGCGCTGAGCTCTGCCACGCTGCAGCGGGACATGCTGCAGGCGGAGAAGGCCGAGGTGGCCGAGGCGCTGACCAAG GCGGAGGCCGGCCGCGTGGAGCTCGAGCTCTCGGTGACCAAGCTGAGAGTAGAGGAGGCCTCGCTCCGGGACTCCTTGTCCAAGCTGAGCGCCCTCAACGAGAGCCTCGCACAGGACAAGCTGGGTCTGAACCGCCTTGTCGCCCAG CTCGAAGAGGAGAAGGCCGCCCTGTTGGGCCGGCAGCGGCAGGTGGAGCAGGAGGCCTCCTTGGCGAGGGAGGAGCAGGAGCGGCTGGAGCAGCTGCGGCTGGAGCAGGAGGTGGAGCAGCAGGGCCTGGAGGGCTCCCTGCGGGTGGCGGAGCAGGCCCGGGAGGCCCTGGAGTTCCAGCTTCCCTCGCTGCACCAGGAGCGCTCCCGGCTGCAGGAGCAGCTGGCCCAG CTCTCCCGGCAGCTGAGCGGGCGGGAGCACGAGCTGGAGCAGGCACGGAGGGAGACCCAGCGGCAGGTGGAGGCGCTGGAGAGGGCGGCCCGGGAGAAGGAGGCGCTAGCCAAGGAGCGGGCTGGCCTGGCGGTGCAGCTGGCAGCTGCTGAGCGAGAAGGCCGGACCCTGTCGGAGGAGGCCACTCGCTTACG CCTAGAGAAGGAAGCCCTGGAGAGTAGCCTGTTTGAGGTGCAGCGGCAGCTGGCGCAGCTTGAGGCCCGCCGGGAGCAGCTGGAAACCGACGGCCAGGCCCTGCTGCTGGCCAAGGAAGCCCTGACCG GGGAGCTGGCAGGCCTACGGCAACAGATGACAATtacagagcagaaggcagctctGGACAAGGAGCTGATGGCACAGAAGCTGGTGCAGGCTGAGCGAGAGGCCCAGGCTTCTCTCCGGGAGCAGCGGACGGCCCACGAGGAGGACTTGCAACGACTTCAGCGCGAGAAG GAGGCAGCCTGGCGGGAGCTGGAGGCCGAGCGGGCCCAGCTGCAGAACCAGCTGCAGCGGGAGCGGGAGGAGCTGCTGGCGCGGCTGGAGGCGGAGAAGGAGGAGCTGAGCGAAGAGATCGCGGCCCTGCAGCAGGAGCGGGACGAGGGCCTCCTCCTGGCCGAGAGCGAGAAGCAGCAG gccctgtccctgaaGGAGTCCGAGAAGACGGCACTGTCAGAGAAGCTGCTGGGCACGCAGCACAGCCTGGCCGCCATCTCCCTGGAGATGGAGCGGCAGAAGAGAGATGCTCAGAGCCGGCAGGAGCAGGACCGGGTAGGGCAGGCCAGGCAG AGCACCGTGAACGCCCTGACGTCCGAGCTGCGGGACCTGCGGGCCAAGCTGGAGGAGGCCACTGCCGCCCATGCCCAGGAGGCCAAGAGGCTACAAGAACAGGCCCGAAACCTGGAAAGGCAGCGGGAATCCTCAGCGCGCGAG GCAGAAGAGCTGCGGACGCAGCTGCGCCTGCTGGAGGATGCCCGGGACGGACTGCGGCGGGAGCTGCTGGAGGCCCAGCGCAAGGTGCGCGAGGGACAGGATGGCCGCGAGGCCCAGCGCCAGGAGGCCAGCGAGCTGCGGCGCAGCCTGAGCGAGGGCGTCCAGGAGCGCGAGGCCCTGCGGCGGTCCAACGAGGAGCTGCGGGCCGCCGTGAAGAAGGCCGAGAGCGAGCGGATCAG CCTGAAGCTTGCCAACGAGGACAAGGAGCAGAAGCTGGCACTGCTCGCGGACGCGCGGGTGGCCGTGGGCAAGGAGGCCGAGGAGCTGCGGGCCGGGCTGCAGGAGGTGGAGCGCTCCCGGCTGGAGGCCCGCAGGGAGCTGCAGGAGCTCCGGCGGCAG ATGAAGATGCTGGACAGTGAGAACGCCAGGCTGGGCCGGGAGCTGGTGGAGTTGCAGGGTCGCCTGACGCTGGGCGAGCGGGCAGAAAAGGAGGGCCGGCGGGAGGCCCTGGGCCTCCGACAGAAGCTACTGAAGGGCGAGGCCAACTTGGAGGCCATGCGGCAGGAG GTCCAGGGGGCCCAGAGGAAGCTGCAGGAGCAAGAGGGCGAGTTCCGGGCCCGAGAGCGAGGCTTGctgggctccctggaggaggcgCGCAGCGCTGAAAAGCAGCAGCTGGACCACGCCCGCAGCCTGGAGCTGAAGCTGGAGGCGGCGCGGGCCGAGTCCGCGGAGCTGGGGCTGCGGCTAAGCGCGGCGGAAGGTCGGGCTCAAGGCCTGGAGGCCGAGCTGGCCCGCGTGGAGGCGCAGCGGCGCGCAGCCGAGGCCCAGCTGGGCGGCCTGCGCTCAGCTCTGCGCCGGGGCCTTGGCCTTGGGcgctcccccagcccagccccggtACCCTCGCCCAGCTCCCCGGCCCGGAGTGCCCCGGCTGGag GAAATGGCGAAGGGCTCTACAGCCCCAGCCCCTTGGAACACAGCCCTGGGTCTGAGCCACCATCCCCAGGACCTGCCACCTCCCCGGCATCCCCAGACCTGGACCCTGAGGCGGTGCGGGGGGCCCTCCGGGATTTCCTGCAGGAGCTACGGAGTGCGCAGAGACAACGG GATGAGCTTCGGGCCCAGATGAGCACCCTGAGTCGCCAGCTGGCCGAGATGGAGGCCGAGAGGGACAACGCGATGTCACGGGTGAGGCAGCTGCAGAAGGCTGTGGCCGAGAGTGAAGAAG CCCGGCGAGGTGTGGACGGCCGGCTGAGCGGGGCACAGGCACAGCTGGCAGAGCAGGAGGAGAGTGTGCGGCGCAGCGAGCGGGAGCGCCGGGCTGCCCTGGACCAGGTGGCTGCCCTGGAGAGGAGCCTGCAGGCCACGGAGAGTGAGCTCCGGGCCAGCCAG GAGAAGATCAGCAAGATGAAGGCCAACGAGGTGAAGCTGGAGAGCGACAAGCGGCGCCTGAAGGAGGTGCTGGACGCCTCCGAGAGCCGCACCATCAAGCTGGAGCTGCAGCGGCGCTCGCTCGAGGGGGAGCTGCAGCGCAGCCGCCTGGGCCTGAGTGACCgtgaggcccaggcccaggccctgcAGGACCGGGTAGACTCCCTGCAGAGACAG GTGGCAGACAGTGAGGTGAAGGCAGGGACCCTGCAGCTGACAGTGGATCGACTGAGTGGGGCTCTGGTCAAGGTGGAGGAGAGCGAGGGGGCCTTGCGGGACAAGGTGCAGGGCCTGACCGAAGCCTTGGCCCAGAATAATGCCAGCCTTACCAGCACCCAGGACAAGAATCTGCACCTGCAGAAGGCCCTCACTGCTTGCGAACATGACCGCCAAGTGCTCCAA GAACGGCTGGAAGCCGCCCGTCAGGCATTATCCGAGGCACGCAAGCAGAGCAGCTCCCTGGTGGAGCAGGTGCAGACGATGCGGGGCGAGCTGGCGGACCTGGAGCTGCAGCGGGCGGAGGCGGAGGGCCAGCTGCAACAGCTCCAGGAG gtgttGCGGCAGCGCCAGGAGGCTGAGGCTGCGGCCCTGCACACGGTCCAGAAGCTGCGGGACGAGCGGCGGCTACTGCAGGAGCGCCTGGACGGCCTGCAGGGCGCCCTCGGCCAGCTGGAGGTCGAGAAGCGGGAGGTGGAGCGGTCAGCGCTGCGCCTGGAGAAGGACCGCCTGGCCCTCAAGAGGATGCTGGACAAG GTGGAGCGCGAGAAGCTTCGTAGCCACGAGGACACAGTGCGGCTGAATGTGGAGAGGGGCCGCCTGGACCGCACGCTCACGGGGGCCGAGCTGGAGCTGGCTGAGGCCCAGAAGCAGATCCAGCTGCTGGAG GCCCAGGTGGCAGCCCTGGAGGCCCAGAGCCCGGCCCGGCTGGAGGccgaggagcagcagcagcaggagctgcAGCAGGAGGTGGAGCGCCTGCGCAGTGCCCAGGTGCAGACAGAGCGCACGCTGGAGGCGCGGGAGCGGGCCCACCGGCAGCGGGTGCGGGGCCTGGAGGAGCAG ACGTACCTTTATGCCTGCATGTGGGAACTCAAGCCCTCACCAAGCAGCCTGGACAATAAAGAAGCTGtatctccccctccccgccatgACCCACAGACCCTGGGTGGGGAAGATGTCGCAGTCCATCTTTCTGGGTGGGTCCGCTGGAGCTGGTGA